A single Micromonospora sp. CCTCC AA 2012012 DNA region contains:
- a CDS encoding ABC transporter permease: MSFHLSYRAAPGNPWFSWQYVRDNSDTILDALREHAWLTARAVLIAAVVALPLAVAAYWFRSLAGPILALTGVLYTIPSLALFAFLAPYLGIGVVTVLSVVVLYALLVIVRNAVAGLNQVPPEVREAAEGMGYGRWGRLFRVELPLALPGILTGLRLATVSTVALVTVGVVVGRGGLGQLIFAGFQNNFYKAEIMTGTLLCVLLALVLDLLLAGLGRLLMPWLRGRSS, from the coding sequence GTGTCCTTCCACCTGAGCTACCGGGCCGCGCCGGGTAACCCGTGGTTCTCCTGGCAGTACGTGCGGGACAACTCTGACACGATCCTCGACGCGTTGCGCGAGCACGCCTGGCTCACCGCCCGGGCGGTGCTGATCGCGGCGGTGGTGGCGCTGCCGCTGGCGGTGGCGGCGTACTGGTTCCGGTCGCTGGCCGGCCCGATCCTCGCGCTGACCGGGGTGCTCTACACGATCCCGTCGCTGGCGCTCTTCGCCTTCCTCGCGCCCTATCTCGGCATCGGCGTGGTCACCGTGCTCAGCGTGGTGGTGCTGTACGCCCTGCTGGTGATCGTCCGCAACGCGGTGGCCGGGTTGAACCAGGTGCCTCCCGAGGTCCGCGAGGCGGCCGAGGGGATGGGGTACGGCCGCTGGGGCCGCCTCTTCCGGGTCGAGCTGCCGCTCGCGCTGCCCGGCATCCTCACCGGCCTGCGGCTGGCGACCGTCTCCACGGTGGCGCTGGTCACGGTCGGGGTGGTGGTTGGCCGGGGCGGGCTCGGCCAGCTCATCTTCGCCGGCTTCCAGAACAACTTCTACAAGGCCGAGATCATGACCGGCACGCTGCTCTGCGTCCTGCTGGCGCTGGTGCTGGACCTGCTGCTGGCGGGCCTCGGCCGGCTGCTCATGCCCTGGCTCCGGGGGCGCAGCTCATGA
- a CDS encoding ABC transporter permease, with the protein MSAIGQAVLWLNDPLNWTNPGGVLDRLGEHLSMSAAAVLLGCLVAWPLGLWLGHSGRGGGAVLLVSNVTLAIPTLALLTILPLTFLGFGRPSVVVALAVFAVPPLLANAYTGVRQADPEARDAARGMGLSGGQVLRRVELPLAVPYLATGFRTASVQVVATAALASFVNGGGLGQIIRAGFGLDIAAGGGQIIAGGVLVAGLAIAVELVLALVERVVTPRPLRPVRRRAARRAANAVEGT; encoded by the coding sequence ATGAGTGCGATCGGGCAGGCGGTGCTCTGGCTCAACGACCCGCTGAACTGGACGAACCCGGGCGGCGTCCTGGACCGGCTCGGCGAGCACCTCTCGATGTCCGCCGCCGCGGTCCTGCTGGGCTGCCTGGTGGCCTGGCCGCTCGGCCTCTGGCTCGGGCACAGCGGCCGGGGCGGCGGCGCCGTCCTGCTGGTCTCCAACGTGACCCTGGCGATTCCCACGCTCGCCCTGCTGACCATCCTGCCGCTGACCTTCCTCGGTTTCGGCCGGCCGTCGGTGGTGGTCGCGCTGGCCGTCTTCGCGGTGCCGCCGCTGCTGGCCAACGCGTACACGGGGGTGCGGCAGGCCGATCCGGAGGCGCGGGACGCGGCACGCGGGATGGGGCTCTCCGGCGGGCAGGTGCTGCGCCGGGTGGAGCTGCCGCTCGCCGTGCCGTACCTGGCGACGGGGTTCCGTACCGCGTCGGTGCAGGTGGTCGCCACGGCGGCGCTGGCGTCGTTCGTCAACGGCGGTGGCCTCGGTCAGATCATCCGGGCCGGCTTCGGGCTGGACATCGCCGCCGGTGGCGGACAGATCATCGCCGGGGGCGTGCTGGTGGCCGGGCTGGCGATCGCCGTGGAGCTGGTGCTCGCACTGGTCGAGCGGGTGGTCACCCCGCGTCCGCTGCGCCCGGTTCGCCGCCGCGCGGCCCGCCGGGCGGCGAATGCGGTCGAAGGGACCTGA
- a CDS encoding glycine betaine ABC transporter substrate-binding protein, with product MRARTRLAIGAMGAVTAAGLLTGCGDAGSSGTDAPQKGASGAGCAPVAGDQLVVLNDDKKLQNTDNIIPAVNAKVATPQLLAALDKVSAALDTPKLIGLNKAVDVDRKTPQVAAKEFADANGLTSGVEKGPGGSIVVGAGNFSESQLLAELYKITLTSAGYQVKVQTVGNRELYEPALEKGEIQVVPEYAATMAEFLNTKANGKDAQPVSSPELDKTVTALKAEGDKAGISFGKPAAAQDQNAFAVTKAFADKYGVTSLSDLAAKCSGQATVLAGPPECPQRPKCQAGLVQVYDFKAGSFSSLDAGGPQTKNALKTGNASVGLVFSSDAALAAS from the coding sequence ATGCGCGCACGTACACGGCTGGCGATCGGCGCGATGGGGGCCGTGACCGCGGCCGGGCTCCTCACCGGTTGCGGCGACGCCGGCTCCTCGGGCACCGACGCGCCGCAGAAGGGCGCCTCCGGGGCGGGGTGCGCCCCCGTCGCGGGTGACCAGCTGGTGGTCCTCAACGACGACAAGAAGCTCCAGAACACCGACAACATCATCCCGGCGGTCAACGCCAAGGTGGCCACCCCGCAGCTCCTGGCCGCGCTGGACAAGGTCTCCGCCGCGCTGGACACGCCGAAGCTGATCGGGCTGAACAAGGCCGTCGACGTGGACCGCAAGACCCCGCAGGTGGCGGCGAAGGAGTTCGCCGACGCCAACGGGCTCACCTCCGGCGTGGAGAAGGGCCCGGGCGGGTCGATCGTGGTCGGCGCCGGGAACTTCAGCGAGAGCCAGCTCCTCGCCGAGCTCTACAAGATCACGCTCACCTCGGCCGGCTACCAGGTCAAGGTGCAGACCGTCGGCAACCGGGAGCTCTACGAGCCGGCCCTGGAGAAGGGCGAGATCCAGGTCGTCCCGGAGTACGCGGCCACCATGGCCGAGTTCCTGAACACCAAGGCCAACGGCAAGGACGCCCAGCCGGTCTCCTCGCCGGAGCTGGACAAGACGGTGACCGCGCTCAAGGCCGAGGGGGACAAGGCCGGGATCAGCTTCGGCAAGCCGGCCGCCGCGCAGGACCAGAACGCCTTCGCGGTGACCAAGGCCTTCGCCGACAAGTACGGCGTGACCAGCCTCTCCGACCTGGCCGCCAAGTGCTCCGGCCAGGCCACGGTGCTGGCCGGCCCGCCGGAGTGCCCGCAGCGGCCGAAGTGCCAGGCCGGTCTGGTCCAGGTCTATGACTTCAAGGCCGGCTCGTTCAGCTCGCTGGACGCCGGTGGCCCGCAGACCAAGAACGCCCTGAAGACCGGGAACGCCAGCGTCGGTCTGGTCTTCTCCTCCGACGCGGCGCTCGCCGCCAGCTGA
- a CDS encoding NADH-quinone oxidoreductase subunit D — protein MTGMTTDAGDLRELTVGTGAGGEQLGTDMVLNIGPQHPSTHGVLRLKLVLDGERVVAAEPIVGYMHRGAEKLFEVRDYRQIIVLANRHDWLSAFSNELGVVLAVERLMGMEVPERATWLRMALAELNRVLNHLMFLGSYPLEIGAITPVFYAFRERETIQAVMEEVSGGRIHYMFNRVGGLKEEVPAGWTGRARVAIGEVRRRLPDLDNLIRRNEIFLARTVGVGVLSAAEAAAFGASGPVARASGLDLDLRRDEPYLAYDQLDVPVVTKTAGDCHARFEVLLDQVYVSLDLAEQCLDRVDRLTGPVNTRLPKVVKAPEGHTYAWTENPLGINGYYLVSRGEKTPWRLKLRTASYANVQALATLLPGCLVPDLIAILGSMFFVVGDIDK, from the coding sequence ATGACGGGCATGACCACCGACGCCGGCGACCTCCGCGAACTGACCGTCGGCACCGGTGCGGGCGGCGAGCAGCTCGGCACCGACATGGTGCTCAACATCGGCCCGCAACACCCCTCCACGCACGGTGTGCTCCGGCTCAAGCTGGTGCTCGACGGGGAACGGGTCGTCGCCGCCGAGCCGATCGTCGGCTACATGCACCGGGGCGCCGAGAAGCTCTTCGAGGTACGCGACTACCGGCAGATCATCGTGCTGGCCAACCGGCACGACTGGCTGTCGGCGTTCTCGAACGAGCTGGGCGTGGTGCTCGCCGTCGAGCGGCTGATGGGCATGGAGGTGCCGGAGCGGGCCACCTGGCTGCGGATGGCGCTCGCCGAGCTGAACCGGGTGCTCAACCACCTGATGTTCCTCGGGTCCTACCCGCTGGAGATCGGCGCGATCACGCCGGTCTTCTACGCGTTCCGGGAGCGGGAGACCATCCAGGCGGTGATGGAGGAGGTCTCCGGGGGTCGGATCCACTACATGTTCAACCGGGTCGGCGGGCTCAAGGAGGAGGTGCCGGCCGGCTGGACCGGGCGGGCCCGCGTCGCCATCGGCGAGGTACGCCGCCGCCTGCCCGACCTGGACAACCTCATCCGGCGCAACGAGATCTTCCTGGCCCGTACCGTCGGGGTGGGGGTGCTGTCGGCCGCCGAGGCCGCCGCGTTCGGCGCGTCCGGACCGGTCGCCCGGGCCTCCGGCCTCGACCTGGACCTGCGCCGCGACGAGCCCTACCTGGCGTACGACCAGCTCGACGTGCCCGTGGTCACCAAGACCGCCGGGGACTGCCACGCCCGCTTCGAGGTGCTGCTCGACCAGGTGTACGTCTCCCTCGACCTCGCCGAGCAGTGCCTGGACCGGGTCGACCGGCTGACCGGGCCGGTGAACACCCGACTGCCGAAGGTGGTCAAGGCGCCCGAGGGGCACACCTACGCCTGGACCGAGAACCCGCTCGGGATCAACGGCTACTACCTGGTGTCCCGGGGCGAGAAGACCCCGTGGCGACTCAAGCTGCGCACCGCCTCGTACGCGAACGTGCAGGCGCTCGCCACCCTGCTGCCCGGGTGCCTGGTGCCGGACCTGATCGCCATCCTCGGCTCGATGTTCTTCGTGGTCGGCGACATCGACAAGTAG
- a CDS encoding SAM-dependent methyltransferase, with protein MERALYGPEGFFVSGAGPAAHFRTSVHASPVFAAALFRLLSQVDAALDHPARLGVVDVGAGRGELLRALLAAAGSASGSGGGSAVGVSGEPTRSGRSGLIPARAGSPETPTTTATGRSSPAPLADRVRLTAVERAPRPPDLPPEIDWVADIPAGITGLLLATEWLDNVPLDLAVHTPTGWHYLLVDPTTAKESLGPPVTPADATWLSHWWPLPPTPTPSPTPSPTPPPSQAPSTPVIKKFASPERLGSDANFLINAVEAGVRAEIGRGRDEAWGWAVGRVERGVALAVDYGHLRGARPVGGTLTGYRGGRQVAPVPDGSCDVTAHVAMDSVAAAGERVAGCAYSLVTQREALLALGADGGRPPISLAGTDPAGYVRALATASTVAELTDPAGLGGHWWLRQPVGIDPDALMAR; from the coding sequence ATGGAGCGGGCGCTCTACGGGCCCGAGGGCTTCTTCGTCTCCGGTGCCGGGCCGGCCGCCCACTTCCGGACCAGCGTGCACGCCTCCCCGGTCTTCGCCGCGGCCCTGTTCCGCCTCCTCTCCCAGGTCGACGCGGCCCTCGACCACCCGGCACGGCTGGGCGTCGTGGACGTGGGCGCCGGCCGGGGCGAACTGCTACGTGCCCTCCTGGCCGCTGCCGGGTCCGCTTCTGGGTCCGGCGGCGGGTCCGCGGTGGGGGTTTCCGGGGAGCCCACCCGCTCCGGGCGGTCAGGCTTGATCCCTGCGCGGGCGGGCTCCCCGGAAACCCCGACCACCACGGCCACCGGCCGCTCGTCGCCGGCCCCGTTGGCTGATCGGGTACGCCTCACCGCCGTCGAACGGGCCCCCCGGCCCCCGGACCTGCCGCCGGAGATCGACTGGGTGGCCGACATCCCCGCCGGGATCACCGGCCTGCTCCTGGCCACCGAGTGGCTGGACAACGTCCCCCTCGACCTGGCGGTCCACACCCCCACCGGCTGGCACTACCTCCTGGTGGACCCGACCACCGCCAAGGAATCCCTCGGCCCTCCCGTGACCCCCGCCGACGCCACCTGGCTCTCCCACTGGTGGCCCCTCCCACCCACCCCCACCCCCTCTCCCACCCCCTCTCCCACCCCACCCCCCTCCCAGGCCCCCTCGACCCCGGTGATCAAGAAGTTTGCGTCGCCGGAGCGCCTGGGATCCGACGCAAACTTCTTGATCAACGCGGTGGAGGCGGGGGTGCGGGCGGAGATCGGGAGGGGGCGGGATGAGGCTTGGGGGTGGGCGGTGGGGCGGGTGGAGCGGGGGGTGGCGCTCGCGGTCGACTACGGGCATCTGCGGGGGGCGCGGCCGGTGGGGGGGACGTTGACGGGGTATCGGGGTGGGCGGCAGGTGGCGCCGGTGCCGGACGGGTCCTGTGATGTGACGGCGCATGTGGCGATGGACTCGGTCGCCGCCGCCGGTGAGCGGGTCGCGGGGTGTGCGTACTCGCTGGTCACGCAGCGGGAGGCGCTGCTGGCGCTGGGGGCCGACGGTGGGCGACCGCCGATCAGCCTGGCCGGCACCGACCCGGCCGGGTACGTGCGGGCGCTCGCCACCGCCTCGACGGTGGCCGAGCTGACCGACCCGGCCGGGCTCGGCGGACACTGGTGGCTACGCCAACCGGTCGGCATCGACCCCGACGCGCTCATGGCACGATGA
- a CDS encoding Rossmann-like and DUF2520 domain-containing protein: MSAPLRPRPAAPQGPAASSGGAIAGAPLVFPRTLTVGVIGAGRVGAVLGAALAAAGHRVVAAAGVSGAAKARIALLLPGTRNRSATSVARAATDLLIVAVPDDALAGVVAGLAETGALRPGQVVAHTSGAHGLAVLAPAAAVGAHPLALHPAMTFTGTPDDLTRLPGISYGVTAPARLRAFAARLVADLGGVPEWIGEADRALYHAALAHGANHLVTLVNEAADRLRDAGVDRPEKVLGPLLRAALDNALRLGDDALTGPVSRGDAGTVRRHVERLAATAPESVAPYLALARRTADRAIAAGRLRPVDAESLLDVLAGIHREVAA; the protein is encoded by the coding sequence ATGAGCGCACCGTTGCGCCCGCGCCCGGCCGCCCCGCAGGGGCCCGCCGCGTCGTCGGGTGGCGCCATCGCCGGCGCCCCGCTCGTCTTCCCCCGTACCCTGACCGTCGGCGTCATCGGCGCCGGCCGGGTCGGTGCCGTCCTCGGCGCGGCGCTGGCCGCCGCCGGTCACCGGGTGGTGGCCGCCGCCGGCGTCTCGGGTGCCGCGAAGGCTCGGATCGCGCTGCTGCTTCCCGGGACCCGGAACCGTTCCGCGACCTCCGTCGCCCGCGCGGCCACCGACCTGCTCATCGTGGCGGTGCCGGACGACGCCCTGGCCGGCGTGGTGGCCGGGCTGGCCGAGACCGGAGCGCTGCGCCCGGGTCAGGTGGTCGCGCACACCTCCGGCGCGCACGGCCTGGCCGTCCTGGCCCCGGCCGCCGCGGTGGGTGCCCACCCGCTGGCCCTGCACCCGGCGATGACCTTCACCGGTACGCCGGACGACCTGACCCGCCTGCCCGGCATCTCCTACGGGGTGACCGCCCCCGCCCGGCTGCGCGCGTTCGCCGCCCGGCTGGTGGCGGACCTGGGCGGGGTGCCGGAGTGGATCGGCGAGGCGGACCGGGCGCTCTATCACGCGGCCCTGGCACACGGCGCGAACCACCTGGTCACCCTGGTCAACGAGGCGGCCGACCGGCTGCGCGACGCCGGGGTGGACCGGCCGGAGAAGGTGCTCGGCCCGCTGCTGCGGGCGGCGCTGGACAACGCGCTCCGGCTGGGCGACGACGCGCTGACCGGCCCGGTGTCCCGGGGCGACGCGGGCACCGTACGCCGGCACGTGGAACGGCTGGCGGCGACCGCGCCGGAATCCGTGGCCCCCTACCTGGCGTTGGCCCGACGGACGGCGGACCGCGCCATCGCGGCCGGCCGGCTGCGGCCGGTGGACGCCGAGTCCCTGCTCGACGTGCTGGCGGGGATCCATCGGGAGGTTGCCGCGTGA
- the panC gene encoding pantoate--beta-alanine ligase, translating into MTELVHTRKELAAARDGLTGTVGVVMTMGALHSGHETLLRAARERADHVLVTIFVNPLQFGPNEDFDRYPRTLDADLEICRRAGADVVFAPAVTDMYPDGQPRVRLDPGPLGEDLEGLSRPGFFHGVLTVVLKLLQLTRPDLAFFGEKDYQQLTLVRRMVRDLDVPVEIVGVPTVREPDGLALSSRNRYLSPAERQVALSLSAALRAGAEAADRGGDAGTVLAAAHRAFDSGTPGARLDYLVLTDAELEPGPVAGPARLLVAAWVGSTRLIDNAAIQLAPRS; encoded by the coding sequence GTGACGGAGCTGGTGCACACCCGCAAGGAGCTGGCGGCGGCGCGGGACGGGCTGACCGGCACCGTCGGCGTGGTGATGACCATGGGTGCGCTGCACTCCGGCCATGAGACGCTGCTGCGGGCGGCCCGGGAGCGGGCCGACCACGTCCTCGTGACGATCTTCGTGAACCCGCTCCAGTTCGGCCCGAACGAGGACTTCGACCGCTATCCGCGCACCCTCGACGCGGATCTGGAGATCTGTCGCCGGGCCGGCGCGGACGTGGTCTTCGCCCCTGCGGTGACCGACATGTACCCGGACGGCCAGCCCCGGGTGCGGCTGGACCCGGGCCCGCTGGGCGAGGACCTGGAGGGGCTGAGCCGGCCGGGCTTCTTCCACGGCGTGCTGACCGTGGTCCTCAAACTGCTCCAGCTCACCCGCCCCGACCTGGCCTTCTTCGGCGAGAAGGACTATCAGCAGCTGACCCTGGTCCGGCGGATGGTCCGGGACCTGGACGTGCCGGTGGAGATCGTCGGCGTGCCGACGGTGCGGGAGCCGGACGGGCTGGCCCTGTCCAGCCGCAACCGTTACCTCTCCCCGGCGGAGCGCCAGGTCGCGCTGAGTCTCTCGGCCGCGCTGCGGGCCGGCGCCGAGGCCGCCGACCGGGGCGGCGACGCGGGCACCGTCTTGGCCGCCGCCCACCGGGCCTTCGACTCGGGTACGCCGGGCGCCCGGCTGGACTACCTGGTGCTCACCGACGCCGAGCTGGAGCCCGGCCCGGTGGCCGGTCCGGCGCGGCTGCTGGTCGCCGCCTGGGTCGGCAGCACCCGCCTGATCGACAACGCGGCGATCCAGCTCGCCCCCCGTTCCTGA
- the panD gene encoding aspartate 1-decarboxylase translates to MFRTMLKSKIHRATVTQADLHYVGSVTVDQDLLDAADLLPGEQVAIVDVTNGARLETYVIPGERGSGVIGINGAAAHLVHPGDLVILISYGQMDDAEARSWQPRVVHVDADNRVIELGADPAAVAPGTAGDPVPSPLAVVG, encoded by the coding sequence ATGTTCCGGACCATGCTCAAGTCGAAGATCCACCGGGCCACGGTGACCCAGGCCGACCTGCACTACGTCGGCTCGGTGACGGTGGACCAGGATCTCCTCGACGCGGCCGACCTGCTCCCCGGCGAGCAGGTCGCGATCGTGGACGTCACGAACGGGGCCCGGCTGGAGACGTACGTGATCCCGGGCGAGCGGGGCAGCGGTGTGATCGGCATCAACGGCGCCGCCGCGCACCTGGTGCACCCCGGTGACCTGGTCATCCTCATCTCGTACGGGCAGATGGACGACGCCGAGGCGCGTTCCTGGCAGCCCCGGGTGGTGCACGTCGACGCCGACAACCGGGTGATCGAGCTGGGGGCCGACCCGGCGGCGGTCGCCCCGGGCACCGCGGGTGACCCCGTCCCCAGTCCGCTGGCCGTCGTCGGCTGA
- a CDS encoding septum formation family protein — MRRAMTTLVAALVAGAVLGGCAATGGLDGDLTDDWAAPPAAGAFTPAAGVCQVVDTGGTLTLAAYEPVGCDLPHRVETVHVGVLPTARATVPVVGSPELRGAFADCDTRASGYVGDDWRAGRLRLAVALPSAPGWAAGSRWYRCDLTELTTVEEKAEVVTRTGSLRDALKGPSALRLGCQQTGLSARRVQTLTPVTCTGRHDAEFVGVWKAPDRPYPRKDADWAPLYTGCRGVVATYVGVPNDALLRFRSGVVVRPPGPGRWTAGDRGIRCYLWLSDRTVTASLKAAGPTGLPVRTK, encoded by the coding sequence ATGCGCCGTGCGATGACGACTCTGGTCGCCGCGTTGGTCGCGGGGGCCGTGCTGGGCGGCTGCGCCGCGACCGGCGGGCTGGACGGGGACCTCACCGACGACTGGGCCGCCCCGCCGGCGGCGGGCGCGTTCACCCCGGCCGCCGGGGTGTGCCAGGTCGTCGACACCGGTGGCACGCTCACCCTGGCCGCGTACGAGCCGGTGGGGTGCGACCTGCCGCACCGGGTGGAGACCGTGCACGTGGGCGTCCTCCCCACCGCGCGGGCGACGGTGCCGGTGGTGGGCTCGCCGGAGCTGCGCGGGGCCTTCGCCGACTGCGACACCCGGGCCAGCGGATACGTCGGCGACGACTGGCGGGCCGGGCGGCTGCGGCTGGCGGTGGCGCTGCCGTCGGCGCCGGGCTGGGCGGCCGGTTCCCGCTGGTACCGGTGCGACCTGACCGAGCTGACCACGGTCGAGGAGAAGGCCGAGGTGGTCACCCGGACGGGCAGCCTGCGGGACGCGCTGAAGGGGCCGTCCGCGCTGCGCCTGGGCTGCCAGCAGACCGGCCTCTCGGCGCGGCGGGTGCAGACCCTGACCCCGGTGACGTGTACGGGTCGGCACGACGCCGAGTTCGTCGGGGTGTGGAAGGCGCCGGACCGGCCGTACCCGAGGAAGGACGCCGACTGGGCGCCGCTCTACACCGGGTGCCGGGGCGTCGTGGCGACCTACGTGGGCGTGCCGAACGATGCGCTGCTGCGCTTCCGCAGCGGCGTGGTGGTCCGCCCGCCCGGCCCCGGCCGGTGGACCGCCGGCGACCGGGGGATCCGCTGCTACCTGTGGCTCAGCGACCGTACGGTGACCGCCTCGCTCAAGGCCGCCGGCCCGACCGGCCTGCCGGTACGGACGAAGTAG
- a CDS encoding L-aspartate oxidase — METATVDLPALPSLLAAPAPGWVETTDVIVVGSGVAGLTAALHLREAGLHVTVVTKVNIDDGSTRWAQGGIAAVLDPADTPAAHAYDTEVAGVGLCDPDAVRVLVREGPTRLRELMRIGAEFDRNADGSLMLTREGGHRADRIVHAGGDATGAEVQRALHAAVRRDPWIRLVEHALVLDLLRAPGDGPGGLGPACGITLHVLGEGSEDGVGALLARAVVLATGGMGQVFAATTNPAVSTGDGVALALRAGAAVTDVEFVQFHPTALIVPEHARVPGAGLAQQPLVSEALRGEGAHLVDADGKRFMVGQHELAELAPRDVVAKGIHRVLVATGADHVFLDARHLGGDFLAGRFPTIVASCLAIGVDPATDLIPVAPAAHYASGGVRTDLHGRTSIPGLYACGEVACTGVHGANRLASNSLLEGLVFSRRIAEDIAAGLPEQAKPAETGAWVGGTGWVVPAAGTSTLQRAMTRGAGVLRSAETLAATAATLGELGAARGTPRTADWEATNLITVASTLVAAAYARQETRGCHWREDFPTADERWRGHLVEAVGENGRLAQQWEESR, encoded by the coding sequence ATGGAGACCGCGACCGTCGACCTGCCGGCCCTGCCCAGCCTGCTGGCCGCTCCCGCGCCCGGCTGGGTGGAGACCACCGACGTGATCGTGGTCGGTTCCGGCGTCGCCGGGCTGACCGCCGCGCTGCACCTGCGCGAGGCGGGGTTGCACGTCACCGTGGTCACCAAGGTCAACATCGATGACGGCTCGACCCGGTGGGCGCAGGGTGGCATCGCCGCCGTGCTGGACCCGGCGGACACCCCGGCCGCGCACGCGTACGACACGGAGGTCGCCGGTGTCGGGCTCTGCGACCCGGACGCGGTCCGGGTGCTGGTGCGGGAGGGCCCGACCCGGCTGCGCGAGCTGATGCGGATCGGCGCCGAGTTCGACCGGAACGCCGACGGCTCGCTGATGCTCACCCGCGAGGGCGGGCACCGGGCCGACCGGATCGTGCACGCCGGCGGCGACGCCACCGGCGCGGAGGTGCAGCGGGCGCTGCACGCGGCGGTCCGCCGCGACCCGTGGATCCGGCTGGTGGAGCACGCCCTGGTGCTGGACCTGCTGCGTGCCCCGGGTGACGGCCCCGGCGGGCTCGGCCCGGCCTGTGGCATCACCCTGCACGTGCTCGGCGAGGGCAGTGAGGACGGCGTCGGCGCGCTGCTGGCCCGGGCGGTGGTGCTCGCCACCGGCGGGATGGGGCAGGTCTTCGCGGCCACCACCAACCCGGCGGTCTCCACCGGCGACGGGGTGGCGCTGGCGCTGCGGGCCGGCGCGGCCGTCACCGACGTCGAGTTCGTGCAGTTCCACCCGACCGCGCTGATCGTGCCGGAGCACGCCCGGGTGCCCGGTGCCGGGCTGGCCCAGCAGCCGCTGGTCTCCGAGGCGCTGCGCGGCGAGGGCGCCCACCTGGTCGACGCCGACGGCAAGCGGTTCATGGTGGGCCAGCACGAGCTGGCCGAGCTGGCCCCGCGGGACGTGGTCGCGAAGGGCATCCACCGGGTGCTGGTCGCCACCGGCGCGGACCACGTCTTCCTGGACGCGCGGCACCTCGGCGGCGACTTCCTGGCCGGTCGCTTCCCCACCATCGTCGCGTCCTGCCTGGCGATCGGTGTGGACCCGGCCACCGACCTGATCCCGGTCGCCCCGGCCGCCCACTACGCCTCCGGCGGGGTCCGTACCGACCTGCACGGCCGCACCTCCATCCCCGGCCTGTACGCCTGCGGCGAGGTCGCCTGCACCGGCGTGCACGGCGCGAACCGGCTGGCCAGCAACTCGCTGCTGGAGGGGCTGGTCTTCTCCCGGCGGATCGCCGAGGACATCGCCGCCGGCCTGCCCGAGCAGGCGAAGCCGGCCGAGACCGGCGCCTGGGTGGGCGGTACGGGCTGGGTGGTGCCGGCCGCGGGCACGTCGACGCTGCAACGGGCGATGACCCGGGGCGCCGGGGTGCTCCGTTCGGCGGAGACGCTCGCGGCCACCGCCGCCACCCTGGGCGAGCTGGGCGCCGCCCGGGGCACCCCGCGGACCGCCGACTGGGAGGCGACGAACCTGATCACCGTGGCGTCGACCCTGGTCGCCGCCGCGTACGCCCGCCAGGAGACGCGGGGCTGCCACTGGCGGGAGGACTTCCCGACGGCCGACGAGCGGTGGCGCGGCCACCTGGTCGAGGCGGTCGGCGAGAACGGCCGGTTGGCACAGCAGTGGGAGGAAAGCAGATGA
- the nadC gene encoding carboxylating nicotinate-nucleotide diphosphorylase: MRDSTRRALVDGGLDPERVRRVIVDALAEDLGPDFLDVTSVATIPDAQTDTADLVARADGVVAGLAVAAAVFELVGEVTGSGRTVEVSVVAHDGQRVARGDVLATVTGPTRLLLTAERTALNLLCRMSGVATHTRAWADALTGTKAMVLDTRKTTPGLRALEKYAVRAGGGTNKRMGLHDVAMIKDNHKLAAGGIAPAYRRVRAAFPDVPVQVEVDTLAEAVEAVDAGADFLLLDNMTPAQLREVVAAVGDRAELEATGGLTLPVAAEYGATGVDFISVGALTHSSPILDIALDLRSE, translated from the coding sequence ATGAGGGACTCGACCCGGCGGGCGCTGGTCGACGGTGGGCTGGACCCGGAGCGGGTCCGGCGGGTGATCGTCGACGCGCTCGCCGAGGACCTGGGGCCGGACTTCCTCGACGTGACCAGCGTCGCCACCATCCCCGACGCCCAGACCGACACCGCCGACTTGGTGGCCCGCGCCGACGGCGTGGTGGCCGGGCTGGCGGTGGCCGCCGCCGTGTTCGAGCTGGTCGGTGAGGTGACCGGGTCGGGTCGTACGGTCGAGGTGTCGGTGGTGGCCCACGACGGGCAGCGGGTGGCGCGCGGCGACGTGCTGGCCACGGTGACCGGCCCGACCCGGCTGCTGCTCACCGCCGAGCGGACCGCGCTGAACCTGCTCTGCCGGATGTCCGGGGTGGCCACCCACACCCGGGCCTGGGCGGACGCCCTGACCGGCACGAAGGCGATGGTGCTGGACACCCGGAAGACCACCCCGGGGCTGCGCGCCCTGGAGAAGTACGCGGTCCGCGCGGGCGGTGGCACCAACAAGCGGATGGGCCTGCACGACGTCGCGATGATCAAGGACAACCACAAGCTGGCGGCCGGCGGGATCGCGCCGGCCTACCGCCGGGTCCGGGCGGCCTTCCCGGACGTGCCGGTGCAGGTCGAGGTGGACACCCTGGCCGAGGCGGTGGAGGCGGTCGACGCCGGGGCGGACTTCCTGCTGCTGGACAACATGACCCCGGCGCAGCTGCGCGAGGTGGTGGCGGCGGTCGGGGACCGGGCCGAACTGGAGGCGACCGGAGGGCTGACCCTGCCGGTGGCCGCCGAGTACGGCGCGACCGGGGTCGACTTCATCTCGGTGGGCGCGCTGACGCACTCCTCGCCCATCCTGGACATCGCCCTCGATCTCCGGTCCGAATAG